One genomic segment of Devosia sp. includes these proteins:
- a CDS encoding Gfo/Idh/MocA family oxidoreductase, whose protein sequence is MSDTIGVGLIGTGYMGKCHALAWTSVKAVFGDGPRPRLRHLAEASTDLAERRAGEFGFERASGDWRQLIDDPQVDVVSITTPNAFHAEMAVAALEAGKHVWCEKPMAVHLADAERMEAAARRSGRVAILGYNYIQSPMVRQIEELIGQGAIGTVNHVRIEMDEDFMADPEAQFYWKSEASSGYGALDDFAVHPLSLIRVLIGELTRVFAQQAKPYDSRPTQGGGRRAVETFDIANVLFEVGDVSGILAVNRSAWGRKGRIALQIFGSAGSILYDQERMNELQIYRASGAAAGQGFTTVLAGPLHKPYDRFIPAPGHGLGFNDLKIIECHELLRAIRGEPARVIDFSAGLGIERIVHAMARSHRDERWVRP, encoded by the coding sequence ATGTCGGATACAATTGGCGTCGGACTTATCGGCACGGGATATATGGGCAAGTGCCATGCGCTGGCCTGGACTTCGGTGAAGGCGGTATTTGGTGATGGCCCGCGGCCGCGTCTTCGACACCTGGCCGAAGCAAGTACCGACTTGGCGGAACGGCGGGCAGGGGAGTTCGGATTCGAGCGCGCCTCCGGTGATTGGCGGCAGTTGATCGACGATCCGCAGGTCGATGTCGTCTCGATCACAACCCCAAATGCCTTCCATGCCGAGATGGCCGTCGCGGCGCTCGAAGCGGGAAAACACGTTTGGTGCGAAAAGCCTATGGCCGTGCACCTTGCCGATGCGGAGCGCATGGAGGCGGCCGCCCGACGAAGCGGGCGCGTGGCCATCCTCGGTTACAACTATATTCAGAGCCCGATGGTCCGGCAGATCGAGGAACTAATCGGGCAGGGTGCCATTGGCACGGTCAATCACGTCCGCATCGAGATGGACGAAGACTTCATGGCGGATCCGGAGGCGCAATTCTACTGGAAGAGCGAAGCCAGCTCGGGTTATGGGGCCCTGGATGACTTCGCGGTCCATCCGCTCAGCCTCATTCGTGTCCTGATCGGAGAGCTGACGCGCGTTTTTGCGCAGCAGGCCAAGCCTTATGACAGCCGCCCGACCCAGGGTGGCGGGAGACGCGCGGTCGAGACCTTTGACATCGCCAATGTGCTCTTTGAAGTAGGGGACGTCAGCGGCATCCTGGCGGTCAATCGCTCGGCATGGGGGCGCAAGGGTCGTATTGCCCTGCAGATATTCGGCTCGGCCGGGAGTATCCTCTACGACCAGGAGCGGATGAACGAGCTGCAAATCTACAGGGCCTCGGGGGCGGCAGCAGGGCAGGGATTTACCACTGTTCTGGCCGGCCCGTTGCACAAGCCATACGATCGGTTCATTCCGGCTCCCGGGCACGGGCTCGGGTTCAACGATCTCAAGATCATTGAATGCCACGAACTTCTGCGTGCGATCAGGGGCGAGCCGGCCAGGGTCATTGATTTTTCGGCTGGTCTGGGCATTGAACGGATCGTCCATGCCATGGCTCGAAGCCATCGGGACGAGCGTTGGGTGCGGCCGTAA
- a CDS encoding ATP-binding cassette domain-containing protein produces MADQPLIELVEIKKQFGPVIALNGVSVSIMPGECHCLLGDNGAGKSTFIKTMAGVHKPTSGEIRMNGKAVNFDTPRDAMEAGVATVYQDLAMIPLMSVTRNFWMGREPRRRFGPFQFLDMDKANQVTMEEMRRMGINLREPEQAVGTLSGGERQTVAIARAVYFGAKILILDEPTSALGVRQTANVLATIDRVRKTGIGIVFITHNVRHALAVGDRFTVLNRGKTLGTACKGELSPEELQDMMAGGAELAELSSSLGGTV; encoded by the coding sequence ATGGCCGATCAACCCCTCATTGAACTGGTCGAGATCAAGAAGCAGTTTGGGCCTGTCATTGCCCTCAATGGCGTTTCGGTCTCCATCATGCCCGGCGAATGCCATTGCCTGCTCGGCGACAACGGTGCCGGCAAGTCTACTTTCATCAAGACCATGGCCGGGGTCCACAAGCCAACCTCGGGCGAAATCCGCATGAATGGCAAGGCGGTGAATTTCGACACGCCGCGAGACGCCATGGAGGCTGGCGTAGCGACCGTCTACCAGGATCTCGCGATGATTCCGCTAATGTCGGTGACCCGCAATTTCTGGATGGGGCGCGAGCCGCGCCGCAGGTTCGGCCCCTTCCAGTTCCTTGATATGGACAAGGCCAATCAGGTCACCATGGAGGAAATGCGCCGCATGGGCATCAATCTGCGCGAGCCCGAGCAGGCCGTGGGGACGCTTTCGGGCGGCGAGCGACAAACCGTGGCGATCGCGCGCGCCGTTTATTTCGGCGCCAAGATTCTGATCCTTGACGAGCCGACCTCGGCTTTGGGTGTGCGGCAGACCGCCAATGTTCTGGCAACCATAGACCGAGTCCGCAAGACCGGCATTGGCATTGTGTTCATCACTCACAATGTGCGCCATGCTCTCGCGGTGGGCGACCGCTTCACGGTGCTCAATCGCGGCAAAACTTTGGGCACCGCGTGCAAGGGCGAACTCAGCCCGGAAGAACTGCAGGACATGATGGCGGGCGGGGCCGAATTGGCGGAACTGAGCTCATCGCTTGGTGGAACCGTCTAG
- a CDS encoding ABC transporter permease: MTDQPSAVPSDERMQQQSHLRRAFVRPELGAMAGTVVVFIYFAVVAGGSGMFAPDGILNWGVVSAQFAIIAVGACLLMIAGEFDLSVGSMIGFSGIVIALLSVHLGLPMWLSIIAAFGVAMLVGWANGYLVIKTGLPSFIVTLASLYILRGLTIYFSIATTRQTIIGGVKDAAEGDWLAPIFGGKILGFVFTWLADIGVVAKFTAGNRAGQPVVDGIPMLMVWALVLVIFAHVLLTRTRFGNWIYAAGGDAKAARYVGVPVDRVKIAMFVFSAFCATVFATCQVMEFGSAAADRGLLKEFEAIIAVVIGGALLTGGYGSVIGAALGALIFGVVQQGLFFAGVESSLFRVFLGVILLLAVILNTYIRRLITGER, translated from the coding sequence ATGACCGATCAGCCCTCTGCAGTGCCGTCCGACGAGCGCATGCAGCAGCAGTCGCACCTGCGCCGCGCCTTCGTCCGCCCCGAACTGGGCGCCATGGCAGGCACTGTCGTCGTTTTTATCTACTTTGCCGTAGTCGCGGGCGGCTCGGGCATGTTCGCCCCCGATGGCATCCTGAACTGGGGCGTTGTCTCCGCGCAGTTCGCCATTATCGCGGTTGGGGCGTGCCTACTAATGATCGCGGGTGAATTCGATCTGTCGGTCGGCTCCATGATCGGCTTTTCGGGCATTGTCATTGCGCTGTTGAGCGTACATCTTGGCCTGCCGATGTGGCTGTCGATCATCGCGGCATTCGGCGTGGCGATGCTGGTCGGATGGGCCAACGGCTACCTGGTTATCAAAACTGGGCTGCCGTCATTCATCGTGACCTTGGCCTCGCTTTATATCCTGCGTGGGCTAACGATCTACTTTTCCATCGCGACCACCCGACAGACCATTATCGGTGGCGTCAAGGATGCGGCGGAAGGGGACTGGCTGGCGCCGATCTTCGGCGGCAAGATACTGGGCTTTGTTTTCACCTGGCTGGCCGATATCGGTGTAGTCGCCAAGTTTACAGCCGGCAATCGGGCCGGACAGCCCGTGGTCGATGGTATTCCCATGCTCATGGTCTGGGCGCTGGTGCTGGTCATCTTTGCCCACGTGCTGCTGACCCGTACCCGGTTCGGCAACTGGATCTATGCCGCTGGCGGCGACGCAAAGGCCGCCCGCTATGTGGGCGTTCCGGTCGATCGAGTGAAAATCGCCATGTTCGTCTTTTCGGCCTTTTGCGCCACCGTCTTCGCCACGTGCCAGGTCATGGAGTTCGGCTCCGCCGCCGCCGATCGAGGCCTGCTCAAGGAGTTCGAGGCCATCATTGCGGTGGTGATCGGCGGTGCGCTGCTCACCGGGGGGTATGGTTCGGTCATCGGGGCGGCGCTCGGCGCGCTGATCTTCGGTGTCGTGCAGCAAGGCCTGTTCTTCGCCGGTGTGGAAAGTTCGCTTTTCCGGGTGTTCCTGGGCGTGATCCTGCTGCTCGCCGTTATCCTCAACACCTATATCCGCCGCCTGATCACCGGGGAGCGCTGA
- a CDS encoding sugar ABC transporter substrate-binding protein, producing the protein MTKGLAAFALAAAVMPATVLPAAADGERFVLVSHAPDSDSWWNTIKNAITLAGDQMGVTVEYRNPPTGDLADMARIIEQATASNPDGIIATIADFDVLSGPLSDAVARGIPVITINSGTEEQSKEIGALLHVGQPEYDAGFGAGERAKAAGVTSFLCVNHYITNPASVERCQGFADAIGTDLGSQMIDSGQDPAEIMSKVQAYLQANPDTNGILALGPTSAEPTIVALDATGKSGAIFFGTFDLSEQIANAIKADVIAFAIDQQPYLQGYLPVVFLTNLARFGVIPGNSVNSGPGFVTKDNIALVEQYAGTYR; encoded by the coding sequence GCGGCTTTCGCTCTGGCCGCTGCCGTGATGCCGGCTACTGTTCTGCCGGCCGCTGCCGATGGTGAGCGCTTCGTACTAGTATCGCACGCACCTGATTCCGACAGTTGGTGGAACACGATTAAGAACGCTATCACCCTGGCCGGCGACCAGATGGGCGTTACGGTGGAATATCGCAATCCGCCAACAGGCGACCTCGCCGACATGGCCCGGATCATTGAGCAGGCAACGGCGTCCAACCCCGATGGCATCATCGCTACCATTGCCGATTTCGATGTGCTGTCCGGCCCGCTTTCTGACGCCGTTGCGCGTGGCATTCCGGTAATCACGATCAATTCCGGTACTGAGGAGCAGTCCAAGGAAATCGGCGCTCTGCTCCACGTTGGGCAGCCGGAATACGACGCAGGCTTTGGTGCTGGCGAACGCGCCAAGGCCGCTGGGGTGACCAGCTTCCTTTGCGTCAACCACTACATCACTAACCCGGCCTCTGTTGAACGCTGCCAGGGGTTTGCCGATGCCATCGGCACCGACCTGGGGAGCCAGATGATCGATTCCGGGCAGGATCCTGCCGAAATCATGTCCAAGGTGCAGGCCTATCTGCAGGCCAATCCCGACACGAATGGCATTCTGGCACTGGGTCCGACGTCGGCCGAGCCGACCATCGTCGCCCTAGATGCTACCGGAAAGTCCGGCGCCATCTTCTTCGGCACGTTCGACCTGTCCGAACAGATCGCCAACGCAATCAAGGCCGACGTAATTGCCTTCGCGATTGACCAGCAGCCTTATCTGCAGGGCTACCTGCCGGTGGTGTTCCTGACCAACCTTGCGCGCTTTGGCGTCATCCCCGGCAACTCGGTCAATTCCGGTCCCGGCTTTGTCACCAAGGACAATATCGCTCTGGTCGAGCAGTACGCCGGTACCTATCGCTAA